A region of the Chroicocephalus ridibundus chromosome 1, bChrRid1.1, whole genome shotgun sequence genome:
TGAGATGTGTAAAACGAGTGGTGGTCTTCCTAAGTCCTCCTTCTCCCATGCAGGTGATAACAGCCTGAGAAGTAGGAGGTGGAATTCAGCTAATAAAGCGTGAGGCAGAACAGGATCAGGCCATTTCCCAGGCAAGTCGTGTAACTTCTTGAACACTGCCACAGTGCATTCTGCTACCGTGAGCAGCCCCTAGGCTCCTTGCACATCCACAGCAATGTGTCAACACATGCCTTAACTCCTCTCTTGAATCTAGCCACGCATTCACTTAAGAAGCATGTCTGTCAAAGTACCGTATCCAACTAGTCTAAAACTCCACAAAGCTGCAGTACTTCACTGGTTGTGCTGGAGAGGTTTCCTGCCAAAGTTATCACTCCTGACAATGTCATCTTTCAatgtcacttctgaaaatgaCATCATTCACTCACGTATTAGTCAGGACTCCTGGCACTTGGAGacctatttttcatttcaatctTGACTTCAATATTGATCTGGCTGATGTTTATATGTAATATGGAAAAAGCAGTGGCGTAAAGAGTAACTCAGCAGAACGACTGGTGGGGCTTTCCAAATGCCCACCAAAACTGCATCCACAGGGGTCTGCAGTTCTTAAGaacaagctcagcccagcaggcTGTATCCAAATAGACTTCTTCTGACCTGGTCTACGGTTTATTCTTGCTGTTGACCAGTATGTGCAAAATGGAGTCAGTGAGTCTGATTCTCACCTTTTATGCCAGATATCCCCTTACTTACCAGTACTGCAACAATAAATTAATCTACACTGCACTGGTTTAAGAGGGAACAGACTTCTTCTTATCCTAAGGACACTGGTTTAAGCTGTGATTAGAAAGTAACTTGTGTGTCAGCATTCAAACTATGATTTCTTCTACGTCCATGTACTCTTCCATCCTTCTTCAAACTTCATTCTGAAGACAATTAGGAATATAACTCAAGGATACAGGTTGCCAGATAATGTATTTCAGCACAGCTGTAGTCTTCCTATCTGTACCTCTAGGGACTCTAGGTTGATGTAACCGTCTAATATCCTACAAACTTTTCTCTGACATACTCTCCCCACTCGAAACATCCtgctttttctcctaaaatgcacattttcacaaaacaaactGCTGCACACATTGTGAATGAACAAAGTGTGCCAACTTGGCTTCTCTCTACTTACTGCAAGaccagaaaatgaagaataacTCCTTTCCTTTGGCATGTCCAAAGTGTCCTGTTTGTGTAAGCAGTAttccattcttttttctcttcatttacaCTGTGATCACCACTTACATTTGAGCAAAATAAATTCAAGTATAAATCACACAAAAGTAGCTGGAAAACTGTATCTTGTTCACAAAACAGTTGTCttgaaaacttttcagaaagcttGGCTGTAGATACATCCTTGTAGGTGTGCTCTTTGGGCCAAATCTTCTGCAGCTATAAACTAATAGTCTTACTAGGCTGGTTTACTCCAACTGAGGATCTGGCCCTGACAGTGTTTTTCATGCATGTCAGAAGGCTCAAATTCAACATGAATAGATACCCCCTGCAAATAGAATGGCATGTCAAGGCTGGACATAGACACATTTTGGCTGGACGTGGGAGATTATCTTGCACTCAGATGTtcacttctgcagcagcatggTCCATCTATGCCGAAAATGCTCATGCTCTGACATTGCATCGAATCTAGTTTCAAATTTAGGAGCACGCCATCAATGTAGGAATCCCAAGGCTTCTGGTAACTGACATTTATAGTGACTATTGAGTAGGGCCTCTTAAAATACTCTTTCAAAGGCACAGAGAATGTAGCTTCATTGGTGATTTGGAAAAAGGTTGTCAAAATAGTAAGGCAAGGTTATGCGCTATTTGTATGGCTTCTAGGAGAGCTTTGGAGAGCATTTCATGCAGCTTGCTGTGTTGTCTTTGAAACTGATGCTTTACAAGTGACAGAAACTGGAATTATGGAACAAATTCCTCTGCTCCAACCCAGGAAGGCATACTTGTATAACCTTCTTCTTCCTCTATCCTTCATACCTCAGTGAGGTACgacagagaagaaccaaatgtaCTTACATCAGTAAATAGAAGAGAattcaaattttcaaaaaaagagaagttttctaAAATAACCCTTTGCTGGAAGCTTTCATGAatttaataaattttataaaatgcatCCTGCAGACCAATTCTAGTTCCTAGAGATTAACAAGGTTCAgtctaaataaaatacagtgccTTTAAATATGTATATTCTTTTATGTGTGTACACATAAAAAGGCACCTGGGCTCCTGGACATGGATCATTGATTCATTAGAAGTATGTAATTACATAGATACACACTCACACATCCCATGTCtatatatgtacatgtgtatttatattaaaaatgtacacGTCTATATTTGAGGTGGATCTAAACTAAGCTCACAAAATGCCAAGGGGGCGGCCTTCAAAATCCTCAGCTCCAAATATATTTTGCGTTTGGGACCCATCTGTGATTTATCCTGTGACCCTTCCTAGGGGAAGTTGGTAGCAGGTTTTCATTTTGCCAACAAGCCCATGGGAGGAGACCCTGGAGAATCCCTTCAGAGACAGAGATGCTCAGGGGGTATACGGTCTGCTTCTGTAGAAACAGTTGTGGAATTGGCGCCCTAATGATCAAAACAGATGGAGGACTTTATGAGACAGGACACAGTGTGTAGAAGAGGAGGTGCAGGCAGATATTCAGGTGGAGTGAACTGCCTGAAGCTCTGGTGAAGCAAAGTCATCTGATGATTTGGCCCATGATACGTAAGCAGCTCATTATGAAAGGTTATTATCTGAGGTAATTGACATTAATTAGTAAATAACCCATGATTGATAAGATTGTTATCCACAGCCATTCtatatcttcaaaatatttttttccctttgcactcCAGCTTGCATTTTCCTCTGTTCAGCACCAAAGGAGACACACAGCTGTGTAAAATTTGTACAGGGTAGAAGAGAAGCAGCGTCATATTACATATGCTATGTGATGAATCTAGTACAAATATTTTTACCcaaatatacacatacatacatagattttttttcaatgaacaGTATAAATACTTTACCTGGGAGATTATTCCCATGTGCAAAATGGAACAGTTTTTCCTGGGCTTTAATCTTCTGCTTTGCTCATGTTCATATTCTTGGTAAAAAGTGGGTCACTGTCATCGCAGGAGAAACCTTGTTTCCTCTCTTCACTCTTCCGTGTTTGCTGAGCGCTATGTATGCACCACAGTGGGCATTTGACTCGTATGCATTGTAGTTATTGGGCAGCAAGATTTCTTTGAATTTGCACTCATCTTGGAAAACAGCCTAAACAataggaaagggggagggagggggagaacaAAGCAAATACAATAAACATTCACAAAGACTCAAGTCATTTTTCCTCCTAGCATTTTTACAGAAGAACTTGTTGCAGCGTGCAACAGGTGGTGCTGGGGTGGCTGCATCCAACAATAAATCTCCCTCCTCAGTGCTAATTTGGTGTCAGATGAACTCAGATGCCACCTGTCCAGATAATGGACTGTGTACTTCCTGTGACAGATCAAGTTAATTCATCATAAATCAtggatttcttcattttatttgcaaGCAATAATTTCTGCCAGCATCATGCACTTTGGCCCAAATGATGTAGCTTTACTTCTCACCTCTCCTCTGCAAAAGGTCCTGTAATGTAAAAAAGAATGATATGCTGGCTGTCAAAACCTTCAGTTCTCTTACAAACAGCAATGTTCAGGGAGAAATATTTGCTTGACTAAGGCATTTGAATAAGACCTCACATTAGCactaaatcttttcttttattaaatcatCAGTTACATTTGACTGGTGGTGAAATATGCAGCAGGTTCTAAGCTgggaaaatagttttattttccttcatgttgCAACACGTAAATccaaggagagggaggaaatgtGGGAGAAGAGGTGCAAGCACAAACAGGAGACAAATGTGGAGCACAGAGGAAATTAGAAAGCAGAATAACTCCTTGACATCAAATGTCTGGCACATGAAACACCACCAGTGCTGTTCTATTTGGACATCTTTGTAATAACACCATTCAAAGCTTGTAAGAGTTTAACCTAGGGCACGACATTGTGCAAGGGAAAATGCACATCtctcacagcttttaaaaatgtctttgaaaataaataagactGGATtgcaattggggaaaaaaaatcaaagggagctctggagccagacccttcatttcttttgaaagaccTAGTCAAGGCAAGCAATTGGGCTTCTGGCACTTTTTAGGTGCTTGAAATAAGACATAAACCTTAAAATGTCCCACTCTCATTATCTGCGTGAGAAGGAATCTGTCAGATTAGTAATGGCTATGGGTCCTTCACAacatttagtattttattaaGCAACTGAAATGCTTTGTTAAAATTACAGCTGTTTCAAACGAAATGACTTTGTTGTTTCTTAACAAAAAGATGAATGCAATCAGTGCCATTCATTTCTTTGAGATGGACTGCTTTTGCCTATTTGCCTATTGCCTAGAGCTAGCCTTTTTCAAACGCGCTTCCTAACAAGTGCTTTTTCTACTGTATGTTGAGACTGGAGACGCCTTGCTCAGGCCTCATTTAGACGGCATTGCTAGCGCTTTCTAGATGAGGATGATGGTGATGATGTTTCAGTATGACATTGTTAATAACTATTATTGTTTTCTCACCCTTTGGGACTGATCTCACAAAACTAGTCCTTAAAATAACCCCGGGCACATATATTGACTTTGTAGGGTAGTCTTCCTATTTATTCTTCATGGTGTGGTTGGTTTTGGTAGGGGGAAGCGTGTGGTCATAATTTGACTCGTGGTAGCTAGCACAGATAGCTTTAATTGTACCTCTCCTCTACACACCTTTAagcacacacatatgcatgcaatcacagacacacacacacgctcatgGACATACACATACGTTTTACTTCCTAGTGTTTTTTCCAGAGCACACCCTTTTGCCTTACATACAATGCAATGCAAAAGGGCATCAACAGGATTCAGTCTTAACTAGGATGTGTTTTCAGTGCCGAGCCCTTAGAAGAAGCCATCTAATTAAGCTGTACTATTTGTAGAATACATTTTTCCTAGGATGGTCCCTGTACAATCATAttggaaagctttaaaataacAGACCTTTAATAGCCATGCTGCTTGTTGCACTAAGTAACACTGATGACACTGGGCTAGGCAGGCTCCCTGTAATTGAAAGGCTATTTTCTTCGCTTGTAATCAGAGATTTTGAGgatgaaaaaaataaccaaaaccttTACAGCCTTTGTTTAAGCCTTGAAAAACTATTTGCGTTTGTACTCACTGTTCCATATAGCTTCCCCTTGTTGTTCATTGCAATGAAGAGAGCACTTTTCACACCAAACAGGCTAACAACACCTCTCTCTACAGTGGATATTTCAAAGAGACCTAAAAAACGAGGAGTTCAATAGAAGTGTTATCGAAGAATTCATAGCTAATCAAAGGCAATTcagagattatttatttattttaagacatgAATGAACTTGTCATATTTTCTTTATTAGAATTATCTCCCTAGTCCAGCATAATAAAAATGCACAGAGAAGATCTTCTTTTTACTACATGCTATagggtttaaaaataattattctggaATCATAGTCACATGCTGTATAATCTTTTTGCTCTATCAAACTCTTTTGATCTGTCAAACTCTCGGCCTTTCTAATAAGTATTTTTACCTAATTCGCTATGATTACAGAGTGTTTGTTATTCAGCTTTAGAGGAGTGTGGCTTGCATTTTGAAACTCCCCCCCGCCCATGATATCTTAGCTGCAAAAGATATTAGCAACCACCCTCTACAGGAAATTCAAATCCATAGGGCTAATGCTCTTCTTTTAATCTTAGAGTTACAGAACAGCACCCATAAGAACAAGCAAGCCAGCAACAACAAGCCCCCTTCCATGACTGAGCGTCCCAGAAGCACTGGTCAGCTAGGATTTAAAAATCACGCTTTGGCACTCTGAGTTGAGCGACAACACCCAAAATTCAAAAGGCAAATGAGAAGGTGAGGAGTGAGCAAATGCAGCAGAGAGATAGTTTTCAACCTGGTTTGTCTTTTCTCAACTGCTCAGTAAagcagagtaaaaataaattgtatctAAATTAGTCTAAGCATTTGTGACATGTTTCAGCCTGGAGGTTTCTAATGTTTATTGATCCCAGAGACTTTTAAAAGGCAACAGATGTAGCACAGATTAATAATATCAAGTAATAACATTTGCATTCTATGAAGGGTAATTACTAGAGTTCACAGCAATTACGTGACATCTATTCTATTTCATTTCTGGATGCAACTCACTGTATTGGTTTTCATTGTGAACTCCGCTTATCCTTCCGTCTGGGAGGATTTGAAGGTGAAACCCGATGCCCACGTTGCAGTAAAGCCTCCGCTGCCTCTTGATTCCTAGCAAATAGTCACTCTCCCAGTTCACATCTGACTTCTCCCCTGACATCCCAGCAATGGACCTGGACAACAGAGATTGCCATCCTCTTTCCAGCAATGTGCCATTAGTTCTGCTTACAACTGGATGTGCTGAAGCAATCCCAGCTAGAAAACCCAGGAGAACGAAAGCAGGCAACGTCCGGTGAATGCTGGCTTCGCAGGACATAGTGATGAGAAGTCTTTGTGCAGTGGCCATCCGGTTCATCTCCTGGGCACGTGGTCAGAATTAATGGCCCTAAAAATACCGCCcttcttgtttttctcccttcagcATGGTGGCAGAGGCTtatttttggaaagcaaacaGAGATTGCTGACATGAAACTAAAGCCCGATAGCAGTTGGGTTGGAAGCAGAGTCAGGCCAGCAGGACTCAAACTGGTGGGGACCATGTTTTGCAGATCCTGCTCTCTGGTGGGCAGCCTCAGTTATATTTGATTGACCCATCTTTATAGTGCAGAGGCCGTCCCTCCCCACATCATCACTCTGACATCAACAGCTTGCCAAAGGTAAGCCTGCCACGGCTGTAACACTAACCTGCCGTCCTCCCAGGCTGGCTGAGGTTTGATGAATGCTGTCACCCAAGACCGGAGGCAGGAGTGGTGTTTCATTGGCTGTTGAAAGCAAGGGAGTTAAATTGGTCGGGCAATCGGAGGCCTCACAGGCGGCTTCCTTATTTAGAGAAGAAGGTGTAAAAACAGTTATGGACCTCATCAGCGAGCAATGAAAACTTTGCGGTCACTTCCTTGGTGGCACGATCGCTGGGTGTACATCAGGGCAGCTCAATATCTGGGGAGAATTGGCTTGAAGTGACCATTGCTCTTTTTGTACATACCTAGCAAATCCAAGGCACCTCCTACTGTAGTGGTCCACGCACTAGCTTGGCTGTACCTCTGAAAGGAGTGCTCCTGGATGGTTAACACAGACGTAAGCTGTGTTAAAAGGGAGAGGAAGCCCCAGGGCTTGCTCTTACTGTTTTTAAGCAAACACATTTCTGCTGCTTGCAGCAGAGGTTCTCCTGAGCAGGGAAGCAAGGCGTGCAGGATGGAGCATTGATCTTGCAGTTACACGTAGCTGGGGACATTGATATGTTCTTAAATGTTCATGTAGTTCATTGAGGTGACTTCCAAATGATCACAGATATTTGGGGAGAGTGTGTGCCTCCCACAGTGATCCGTGGTATCTGTGCTGTTTTAGGGTTCTGGCCTTTTGAATACTCTTGCAGGGGTGCaattgtgtttgtgtttgcaaGACAAAGGCTTAGGTAATACattgaagaacaggaaaaagggaaatgacCACACCTCCCTACCAGTTTCACTGTCTCTTTTCCTCAAGCCCAAATACTCTTTTTTTATGATAATGTATGAGCATCTtaattttcctctccttccctttgctcAGACTGTCTTACTTGTTTCCCTTCATTTTGCACTGATGCTGTTACGGCTTCTTTGGAGCTGGACAGATTAGAGTTTTATCTTAATTAGTTTCACGGGACTTATTAACACATTAGTGGTAGGAAAATGGCTGAGattcatgcaaatatttttgccaaTACGTCTGTCAGCTTTTCAACGCACAGAACTTGCGTCGTCTATGTCATTTGAGATGGCTGCACGTTAATAAGGAGAGTACCTGGAAGCGTAATTGAACTGCGCGCACCCGGCGTGACATACAGTTTCACATTAACAGGAGTGTAATATGAGGCCTTGGATACTGCAGAAACTCAAGCAGGAGCACCGTGAGTGAAGGGGAGGTGATGGCAGCCCTGAGGCAGGTGAGCAGTTAGATTCGGTGACGTATGAAAAGCTGATTATTCTCTTGAGAGACACTCAGCTATAAAAAGATTGCAAACCACTGGACTAGACCCTGGCTTGTGCCAGGTGGCCTTTCAAAGCCCCTCTGCTTTTGTTGAAGCAGCACTCGGAATACCTTTTACCTTTTGCTCACAACGATAATCTTCAGacccttttctctcctgctttctaCTTAATCTCATGATTTTTCAGCTATGCAAAGGGCATATATAATTTTTAGCAAGGAATTATACTAGTATTTTACACCCCTTCAGCATAGCTGCAATCTTTATGAGAGACCAGTGTTGGTGGGAAACAAAGCCCAGGGTCACTGCTATAGGGATGCAGCACTGATTTCCTAGATTGTCCTATGCTACAGTCTGAATACCTGCCCATTCCCAATGCATGTCACGCCTAGAAACATTGCCTGATCTCAAAGCCATCACTGTCTGCAAAATATGCattgtaatattttctttccaattgatttttttttcacctaggGAATTTTTCAAGTGCAACTTTGCTCATGATCGGTGTTCTAGGAGGGAAATCAGAATACAGACGCCAACCAGCAGGCAAAACAGCATTTGGTGGTTTTGTACGTTGAGGGAGGAGGGTACAGAGCTGGCTTTCCATTACTGGCTTTTGATCACTGCCACTGCAGATTCCCAACAATCTGTTCTGATGGCTCAAGTCAAAGGAACGCTTTGTGGGATGCACCCTGTCGTATCCCAGTACTCTCAATCCTAGAATGAATACTAAATGATAGTACAAAAAAACAGGGCAAATTCTGCCAAGTCTATGGGATGCATTGCTTTGGTTTTCAGTCAGCCCAGCTGGAAAGTGACTGCTGAGAGCTCTGGTGGGCCAGGGTAGCTAGACCAGGGGACAGCCTCCCACCTGCAGTTTCTTGCTGAGCTCACATACTGTATGGAAAGGGTGGCCAGATTGCTTGCTTACAAAAATCAGGACTTCTCTTGCTTGATCTGGAAACCATAACAAATAGctaaaagtttttatttaactGGGACATCTGGCCCTCATAAGTCTTGGTATCTGGCCTAAGACCAAATGGTGTGCAGCTGGGAGGTGAAGTGTATACTGTTGTCTTGTACTGCTCAGCAATTCTGCATTGGAGCTGAAATGAGTCTTGAACCATTCTGCAGCCTGatctgtggccagcaggttgctGAGTTTCTGTATATTAGCAATGTAGTCTAAAGATGAACTGCCATGTAAATTCTGGAGCTTCTGATTCAATTAGGCAAGTCTTGTCTCCTCTAAAAGTTGTCTCACTCTGGTTAAACTTGTCCTTTTTGCACATAAAGTAACTATTTCCAGAAAACACACTATAACCCTTTGATTTTCAGGTAGCTTGTTGTTATGGCTTCGTGTGTCCAATGAAATTTGGAAGGCATCAAGGAAGACACCAATAGcgttttcagtaaaataaatccTGTGAACTCCAAATTGGTAAAAATGTACTTCAACTATCATCCTTACTCAAAATCTTAAGACCCAGGATGACAGTGCTTACTGCCTAATTAAAGTAACAAGTTTTCATTGTCAGTATTTTAGTACAATATTAAAATAACCCCCCTTTGGAACACAGCAGTGCAGATCCACTTTCGGATAGTCTAGGAAAAGCCATGCAGCTGAGCAGTAACACGATATGGATGCAGAGCACGTCTTTCAAAAATGCTTGATGACTTAGGGTCCTAAGCTCCATTTTCAAATCTCTTAAAAGTCTCTCCCTATTTTAGGGCCTGGAAAGAGCAATGGCTCATTCAAACACAGAAGGACAGATTAAAATCGTTCACTTGGCTTGTGTTGAAGACCCAGCCTGGTGGCGaaacagaggagaagggagatttCCAGGTGATAAATCTGACTG
Encoded here:
- the FGF6 gene encoding fibroblast growth factor 6 gives rise to the protein MNRMATAQRLLITMSCEASIHRTLPAFVLLGFLAGIASAHPVVSRTNGTLLERGWQSLLSRSIAGMSGEKSDVNWESDYLLGIKRQRRLYCNVGIGFHLQILPDGRISGVHNENQYSLFEISTVERGVVSLFGVKSALFIAMNNKGKLYGTAVFQDECKFKEILLPNNYNAYESNAHCGAYIALSKHGRVKRGNKVSPAMTVTHFLPRI